One Pyrenophora tritici-repentis strain M4 chromosome 5, whole genome shotgun sequence DNA window includes the following coding sequences:
- a CDS encoding BglX, Beta-glucosidase-related glycosidase, translated as MRHFFSNSASFLAGCALLNISNAYDLVRRQQAVNATYKDASAPVEARVADLLSRMTIEEKTAQLIQGDISNWINTTTNAFNQTGLEWNFNVRAGQFYVGYAIPPDWISNGIKIGQDHVMHNTTLGIPAMVQTEAIHGLLVGNATIYNSPIGQACSWDPQLIHDMAVAIATESRSLGINQLFAPLADLARELRFGRVEETYGEDGFLAGEMAYNYVKGVQSLNVSATVKHFAGFSAPEQGLNTGPVHGGERELRTTWLPPFKRAIMDAGAWNIMGAYHSYDGIPSIADGHLQETILREEWGYKYWLTSDAGATDRLCCAFKLCRCKSQDAPIDSEAVTLMALPNGNDVEMGGGSYNYANIPRLMKEGKLDIEIVNRAVSRQLRAKFEMGLFENPYPGLVANLSQSTIHPEEHVKLARTLEADSVVLLENKNATLPLSKSANIAVIGPMGNITNLGDYVVYRSQYNPTNVSPLQGIMSASKGKVTFAQGCERWSNDKSGFLAAVAAAEAADVAVVVVGTWSRDQNELWQGLNATTGEHVDVASLNLVGAMGELVQTIIETGKPTIVVYSSGKPVTEPWISENAAALLQQFYPGEQGGNGLADVLFGDVTPSGKLSVSFPYDVGTLPVYYDYLNSGRSTDPGATLANGTLKFGHQYVLNTPQPLYEFGYGLSYANFTYSNVTLSKTTASASDIVTAMVSVKNTSPVDGKEVVQVYVQDVYASVVVPNMELKGFKKVMIKAGKTVDVSIDLDVSKWGLWDRKMQYVVEKGDFVVHVGSSSKNLRGNGTVTVV; from the coding sequence ATGCGGCATTTCTTCTCTAATTCGGCCTCCTTCCTTGCTGGATGTGCTTTGCTCAACATCAGCAACGCATACGACCTTGTTCGAAGACAGCAAGCAGTGAATGCAACTTACAAAGATGCATCTGCCCCAGTCGAGGCCAGGGTAGCGGACTTGCTTTCGCGGATGACCATTGAAGAGAAAACTGCTCAGCTTATCCAAGGCGACATCTCCAACTGGATCAATACAACCACGAATGCTTTCAATCAGACAGGTCTGGAATGGAACTTCAATGTCCGCGCGGGCCAATTCTATGTCGGCTATGCCATACCGCCAGACTGGATCAGTAATGGGATTAAGATCGGTCAAGACCATGTCATGCACAACACGACACTAGGAATACCAGCAATGGTTCAGACGGAGGCTATTCATGGTCTGTTAGTGGGCAACGCGACAATATATAACAGCCCAATTGGACAAGCGTGCTCATGGGATCCACAGCTGATCCACGACATGGCCGTGGCTATCGCGACCGAATCGCGGTCTCTTGGAATCAATCAGCTTTTCGCACCACTCGCTGATCTAGCGCGTGAGCTGCGCTTTGGCAGAGTAGAAGAAACCTATGGTGAGGACGGATTCTTGGCCGGTGAAATGGCCTACAACTACGTCAAGGGAGTGCAGAGCCTCAACGTCAGTGCTACTGTAAAGCATTTCGCGGGTTTCAGCGCCCCAGAGCAAGGCTTGAACACCGGACCAGTTCACGGCGGAGAAAGAGAGCTACGGACGACTTGGCTCCCACCCTTCAAACGTGCTATCATGGATGCAGGTGCATGGAACATTATGGGCGCCTATCACTCGTACGATGGTATACCCTCCATTGCTGATGGCCATCTTCAAGAGACGATTCTTCGTGAAGAGTGGGGTTACAAGTACTGGCTCACTTCAGACGCCGGGGCAACAGATCGACTGTGCTGCGCCTTCAAGCTTTGCCGATGCAAGTCACAAGATGCACCAATTGATAGCGAAGCTGTAACGCTCATGGCTCTACCAAATGGCAACGACGTAGAAATGGGTGGAGGATCTTACAACTACGCTAACATTCCTCGCTTGATGAAAGAGGGTAAACTGGATATTGAAATTGTTAATAGGGCTGTGAGTCGTCAGCTTCGAGCCAAGTTTGAGATGGGTCTATTCGAAAACCCATACCCGGGTCTCGTTGCGAATCTGTCTCAATCCACCATACACCCTGAAGAGCATGTTAAGCTCGCACGGACACTTGAAGCCGATTCGGTTGTTCTGCTCGAGAACAAAAACGCTACTTTGCCGCTGTCAAAGTCCGCCAATATCGCCGTCATCGGACCCATGGGTAACATCACCAACCTCGGGGATTACGTGGTATACCGCTCCCAGTATAACCCCACGAATGTGTCGCCCCTTCAAGGTATTATGAGCGCTTCCAAGGGCAAGGTAACATTTGCCCAAGGCTGTGAGCGCTGGTCAAACGACAAATCCGGATTCCTTGCCGCAGTCGCTGCTGCAGAAGCAGCTGACGTCGCAGTGGTTGTTGTGGGCACATGGTCTCGCGACCAGAACGAACTCTGGCAAGGTTTAAACGCCACGACCGGTGAACATGTCGATGTTGCATCGCTCAACCTCGTCGGTGCAATGGGCGAGCTCGTACAAACAATCATCGAGACCGGCAAACCAACCATCGTCGTATACTCATCCGGCAAGCCCGTCACCGAGCCCTGGATCTCGGAAAACGCCGCCGCGCTCCTCCAACAATTCTACCCCGGCGAACAAGGCGGCAACGGTCTAGCCGATGTGCTCTTCGGCGACGTCACTCCCTCTGGCAAGCTCTCCGTCTCCTTCCCCTACGACGTCGGCACACTACCCGTCTACTATGACTACCTAAACTCCGGCCGCTCCACCGACCCCGGAGCCACCCTGGCAAACGGCACACTGAAATTCGGCCATCAATATGTCCTCAATACCCCCCAGCCCCTCTACGAATTCGGCTACGGGCTCTCGTACGCAAACTTCACTTACTCAAACGTCACGTTGTCGAAGACAACGGCCAGCGCGAGCGATATAGTGACTGCGATGGTGAGCGTGAAGAATACATCGCCCGTGGACGGCAAGGAGGTTGTCCAGGTTTACGTGCAAGACGTATACGCCAGTGTTGTCGTTCCCAACATGGAGCTCAAAGGGTTCAAGAAGGTGATGATCAAGGCGGGCAAGACAGTGGATGTTAGCATTGACCTTGATGTGAGTAAATGGGGCTTGTGGGATCGCAAGATGCAGTATGTGGTTGAAAAGGGAGATTTTGTCGTACATGTTGGGTCGAGTTCGAAGAATTTGAGAGGGAATGGCACGGTTACTGTTGTTTGA
- a CDS encoding Herpes-capsid multi-domain protein has protein sequence MPPASQCIEREVQRYLKPPHIPKVSKTASSKTDDDTTAQKSIAKSLGSAPKKWMVDANGNREHLHDTPSRTRSRTLLEFMTPTPLLSDPTRQGKPAFEFGQARPLVGADQRGPPYPSQPHTSSEVMPPVNRGSSNATPRQRKTKKVEEDGKKVDGEVEDSVDEEEEGGREEGTVGEGGTADRFGEDDEDVFPLEGGGDDDE, from the exons ATGCCGCCGGCATCACAGTGCATCGAACGAGAGGTCCAGCGCTACCTCAAACCCCCGCACATACCTAAGGTGTCCAAAACGGCATCCAGCAAAACTGACGACGACAC TACTGCACAAAAGTCTATCGCGAAAAGTCTCGGATCCGCACCCAAGAAGTGGATGGTGGACGCCAATGGGAACCGTGAACACCTCCACGACACTCCCTCTCGCACCCGCTCAAGAACTCTCTTGGAGTTCATGACTCCCACACCATTGTTATCAGATCCTACACGCCAAGGAAAACCCGCGTTCGAGTTCGGTCAGGCCAGGCCGTTGGTCGGTGCGGACCAGCGTGGTCCTCCCTATCCCTCTCAACCGCACACAAGCAGCGAAGTCATGCCCCCTGT AAACCGAGGCTCTTCGAATGCTACACCCAGGCAGCGAAAGACAAAGAAGGTCGAGGAAGATGGCAAGAAGGTCGACGGTGAGGTTGAAGATAGTGTtgatgaagaggaggaaggTGGCCGCGAAGAGGGGACCGTTGGCGAGGGTGGGACTGCTGATCGGTTTGGagaagacgacgaggatgTGTTTCCTCTTGAAGGCGGCGGAGATGATGACGAGTAG